From Crateriforma spongiae, a single genomic window includes:
- a CDS encoding methyl-accepting chemotaxis protein, protein MKLLNWSNGASENVSQADMMDSTTATLDIDADQFVDLSQIMSSLHRSQAVIEFEPDGTILKANKNFLDTVGYTLSEIQGKHHRMFVDSEYAGSEEYRQFWEKLRAGNFHSDLFQRYGRGGREIWIQATYNPVLNDSGQVIKIIKLATDVTKARMIQADIQNRSQAMIEFKPDGTILHANSLFLQTTGYSLEEIRGKHHRMFMPAEDAATAEYARFWERLARGEFQQGEFRRVNKHGQEIWLSGAYNPVFDNDGKVTRVVKNVSDITDQVHSKNQSESLGNSIASSVSEMSQAIAEISERITRTAGLAKDADVNTKNATDLVKDLNCSSETIGEIIDTIQDLADQTNLLALNATIEAARAGESGRGFAVVASEVKELANQTGKATSEIRKNVETIQFSIGQVVSAIECIANSVGEVSDNTTGVAASVEEQNVVISQLSSAADELVGCSS, encoded by the coding sequence ATGAAATTGTTGAACTGGTCCAACGGCGCAAGCGAAAACGTATCGCAGGCGGACATGATGGATTCCACCACTGCGACGTTGGACATCGACGCCGATCAGTTTGTTGATCTGTCTCAGATCATGAGTTCGTTGCACCGTTCGCAAGCGGTGATCGAATTCGAACCGGACGGAACCATCCTGAAGGCCAACAAGAACTTCCTGGACACGGTGGGATACACCCTGTCGGAAATCCAGGGCAAGCATCACCGGATGTTTGTCGACAGCGAATACGCCGGGTCCGAAGAATACCGTCAGTTCTGGGAAAAGCTTCGTGCCGGAAACTTCCACAGCGATCTGTTCCAGCGTTACGGTCGCGGCGGTCGCGAGATCTGGATTCAAGCCACGTACAATCCGGTTCTGAACGACTCGGGACAGGTCATCAAGATTATCAAATTGGCGACCGACGTTACGAAGGCGCGGATGATCCAAGCCGACATCCAGAACCGTTCACAGGCAATGATTGAATTCAAGCCGGACGGTACGATCCTGCACGCCAATTCGCTGTTCTTGCAAACCACCGGATACTCGCTGGAAGAGATCCGCGGCAAACATCATCGCATGTTCATGCCGGCCGAAGATGCCGCGACCGCGGAATATGCACGTTTCTGGGAACGTCTGGCTCGGGGGGAATTCCAGCAAGGTGAATTCCGCCGTGTGAACAAGCACGGTCAAGAAATTTGGCTCAGCGGCGCCTACAACCCCGTCTTTGATAACGACGGAAAGGTGACCCGTGTGGTGAAGAACGTCAGCGACATCACCGATCAGGTTCATTCCAAGAATCAATCAGAATCGTTGGGCAACTCCATCGCCAGCAGCGTTTCGGAAATGTCACAGGCGATCGCAGAGATAAGCGAGCGAATCACTCGCACCGCCGGGTTGGCCAAAGACGCCGATGTGAACACCAAGAACGCGACCGACTTGGTCAAGGACTTGAATTGCAGCAGCGAAACGATCGGCGAAATCATCGACACGATTCAAGATTTGGCCGACCAAACGAATCTGTTGGCCCTCAATGCGACGATCGAAGCCGCACGTGCCGGTGAATCAGGACGCGGCTTCGCCGTGGTTGCCAGTGAGGTCAAAGAACTGGCCAATCAGACCGGCAAGGCGACGTCGGAGATCCGCAAGAATGTCGAAACGATTCAGTTCAGCATCGGCCAAGTGGTTTCGGCTATCGAATGTATCGCCAACAGCGTCGGCGAGGTCAGCGACAACACCACCGGCGTCGCGGCATCGGTCGAAGAGCAAAACGTGGTCATTTCGCAACTCAGTTCGGCCGCCGACGAACTGGTCGGTTGCAGCAGTTAA
- a CDS encoding mechanosensitive ion channel family protein: protein MFRLFLAITVQFCSVAALGTALAQVQDPPVDEPTSVDASTKVSSVAVNDVTDDRAIEKRLRAVFQASGWFDDLDVESRNGVITIAGIADNDRHRDWAGDIARRTEDVVAVINQLDVREEFSWKSSGQVINASLDSLRKETLSRSPLLLAAVIVLLLTAAASKLCQAIEQRILESRGIRSSLKDLIYQLSSIGIWIIGLLVATIIAFPGMTPTRALTTLGLGTVAIGFAFKDIFENFFAGILILWRYPFDRGDYITCEETTGKVEQITVRNTMIRKLDGELAVIPNGHLFKNKVDVLTSQPQRRVRIICGVAYGEDVDQAREVIREAVQSCDTVRGIRTVEVFANEFANSSINFEVAWWTGAKPIDIRRSRDQVVAAIKRSLDEANIEIPFPYRTLTFKDDRIAASLVGMSGLSTPDSGAST from the coding sequence ATGTTCCGTTTGTTCCTGGCAATCACCGTTCAATTCTGCAGCGTCGCCGCGCTGGGAACCGCCCTGGCGCAGGTTCAAGATCCACCGGTCGACGAACCCACTAGCGTGGATGCATCGACCAAAGTTTCTTCGGTTGCCGTCAATGATGTCACCGATGACCGGGCGATCGAGAAACGTCTGCGTGCGGTGTTCCAGGCATCCGGTTGGTTTGATGATCTTGACGTTGAATCACGCAACGGCGTGATCACCATCGCCGGGATCGCTGACAATGATCGGCATCGTGACTGGGCCGGCGACATTGCGCGTCGCACCGAAGACGTCGTGGCGGTCATCAACCAATTGGATGTCCGCGAAGAATTCAGTTGGAAGTCCAGTGGCCAGGTAATCAACGCAAGTCTGGATTCGCTGCGCAAGGAAACGCTCAGCCGGTCGCCGTTATTGCTAGCCGCAGTGATCGTTCTATTGCTGACCGCTGCGGCATCCAAGCTATGCCAAGCCATCGAACAACGCATCCTGGAATCGCGTGGAATACGTTCCAGCCTGAAAGACCTGATCTATCAACTGTCATCGATCGGCATCTGGATCATTGGTCTCTTGGTGGCCACGATCATTGCCTTTCCCGGCATGACGCCAACGCGCGCCCTGACGACATTGGGGCTGGGGACCGTGGCGATCGGGTTTGCCTTCAAAGACATCTTTGAAAATTTCTTCGCGGGAATTCTGATCCTGTGGCGTTACCCGTTTGACCGCGGCGATTACATCACGTGCGAAGAAACCACCGGCAAAGTGGAACAGATCACCGTTCGCAACACGATGATTCGAAAGCTGGATGGCGAATTAGCGGTCATCCCCAACGGCCATTTGTTCAAAAACAAAGTGGATGTGTTGACCAGCCAACCACAGCGACGCGTTCGAATCATCTGCGGCGTTGCCTATGGCGAAGATGTCGACCAGGCACGGGAGGTGATCCGCGAGGCCGTTCAATCGTGCGACACGGTGCGAGGCATTCGCACGGTCGAAGTGTTCGCCAACGAATTCGCTAACTCCAGCATCAATTTCGAAGTCGCGTGGTGGACCGGTGCCAAGCCGATCGACATTCGCCGCAGTCGTGACCAAGTCGTCGCTGCAATCAAGCGGTCGCTGGACGAAGCGAATATCGAGATTCCATTCCCCTATCGCACGCTGACCTTCAAAGACGATCGCATCGCCGCTTCCCTGGTCGGCATGTCAGGGCTAAGCACTCCGGACTCCGGTGCAAGCACCTGA
- a CDS encoding FadR/GntR family transcriptional regulator: MRRNLCGQVVHDLGFKILAGQVKPGEALPQEPTLCEQLGVSRTVVREAIKSLAAKGLVESRPKRGTIVRPAADWNYLDSEVLAWHASADGDGQHLRFLTEFRLTVEPAAAALAAKRASEDELNRIRAALEKMAANTDSVEAFKEADLTFHTEILHATGNPFFSPVAGAIAISLATSLKVTNRKPADNPASVPLHRDVMDAICRRDADAAREAMHRLLADAKRRIEIAGDATNGIPSA, translated from the coding sequence ATGCGACGAAATCTCTGCGGGCAAGTCGTCCACGATTTGGGATTCAAGATTCTGGCCGGGCAGGTCAAACCGGGCGAAGCTTTGCCGCAGGAGCCCACGCTGTGCGAACAATTGGGCGTCAGCCGAACCGTCGTCCGCGAAGCGATCAAATCACTGGCGGCCAAGGGCTTGGTCGAATCACGCCCGAAACGTGGAACGATTGTCCGTCCCGCCGCTGACTGGAATTACCTTGATTCCGAAGTCCTGGCCTGGCACGCCAGCGCCGACGGTGACGGCCAGCACCTGCGTTTCCTGACGGAGTTTCGGCTGACCGTCGAACCCGCCGCCGCGGCCCTGGCCGCCAAACGTGCCAGTGAAGATGAACTGAATCGGATACGCGCGGCCCTTGAAAAGATGGCCGCGAACACCGACAGCGTCGAAGCTTTCAAGGAAGCCGATTTGACGTTCCATACCGAAATCTTGCACGCCACGGGCAACCCCTTTTTCTCGCCCGTCGCCGGCGCGATCGCGATTTCATTGGCGACCAGTTTGAAGGTCACCAACCGAAAACCGGCCGATAACCCCGCATCGGTGCCGCTGCACCGTGACGTGATGGATGCCATCTGTCGACGTGATGCCGACGCGGCCCGCGAGGCAATGCACCGGTTGTTGGCAGACGCCAAACGACGGATTGAAATCGCCGGCGACGCAACCAACGGCATACCATCCGCCTGA